One part of the Candidatus Binataceae bacterium genome encodes these proteins:
- a CDS encoding MerR family transcriptional regulator — translation MTSPARTARPSQRKTARPRGGAGEAGGGEQLLKIGEAAKALGVEAYVLRFWETQFPFLRPRHAQSKHRFYAAQDLETLRLIKRLLHEERFTIAGAKKYIREVGLERALVAKPGQAAHSGSTTARAASSEAAAGPSGVVSDHTRRTLAEVRRELESLHKLLED, via the coding sequence ATGACTTCCCCTGCCCGCACCGCGCGACCCTCGCAGCGCAAAACTGCGCGCCCCCGGGGTGGCGCGGGCGAGGCTGGCGGCGGCGAACAGCTGCTCAAGATCGGCGAGGCGGCCAAGGCGCTCGGAGTGGAAGCTTACGTGCTGCGCTTCTGGGAAACGCAGTTTCCGTTCCTGCGCCCGCGCCATGCGCAGTCAAAGCACCGTTTTTACGCCGCGCAGGATCTGGAGACTCTGCGGCTTATCAAGCGCCTGCTTCACGAAGAGCGCTTCACCATCGCGGGCGCGAAGAAGTACATCCGCGAAGTGGGACTCGAACGCGCGCTCGTCGCCAAGCCGGGCCAAGCGGCCCATTCCGGCTCCACTACGGCGCGCGCCGCTTCCTCCGAGGCTGCCGCGGGACCATCAGGCGTCGTCAGCGATCACACGCGCCGCACGCTGGCCGAGGTCAGGCGCGAGCTCGAATCGCTGCACAAGCTCCTCGAAGACTAG
- a CDS encoding integration host factor subunit alpha: MGDDTPQNMTKADLVDLIYERIGSSKKEACDIVEEVFKIIEESLQRGEKVKISGFGSFTVNQKRARRGRNPQTGLSIIIDSRRVLSFKPSHVLKGLVANGAKRSA; this comes from the coding sequence TTGGGGGACGATACTCCGCAGAATATGACCAAGGCCGATCTCGTGGACCTGATCTACGAGCGCATAGGCTCATCCAAAAAGGAAGCCTGCGATATCGTGGAAGAGGTCTTCAAAATAATCGAAGAGAGCCTGCAGCGCGGCGAGAAGGTCAAGATCTCGGGCTTCGGAAGCTTCACCGTCAATCAGAAGCGCGCCCGGCGGGGGCGCAATCCGCAGACCGGACTTAGTATCATCATCGACTCGCGCCGCGTGCTATCCTTCAAGCCAAGCCATGTCCTTAAGGGCCTGGTGGCTAACGGTGCCAAACGATCGGCATAA
- the pheT gene encoding phenylalanine--tRNA ligase subunit beta codes for MKLPLSWLAEFVTLEAEVEELCRRLTLAGLEVENVERVTPGFSDVFVARVLKVERHPNADRLNLCDVDAGAVGRFSVVCGAPNVRAGMTAPFARLGARLIGSGHGSGGHRAASLADAPPLQAAVIRGVRSEGMLCSERELGFSDDHAGIVALSDDAPIGVELASYLRSDDTVLDIAITPNRGDSLSILGLAREVAALFGLKLKQPAVKSAMLRARGSGQRAQPELAVEILAPGLCPHYAGLPIGGVKIGPSPLWMRRRLELCGMRGLNNVVDATNYVMLELGQPLHAFDSTQIARQRIVVRRADQAPDGALDREFVTLDNVRRALEPADLLIADPEKPLAIAGIMGGLNSEVSAATTDLVLESAYFEPMTIARTARRLGLRSEASYRFERAIDRGGQMRALARVAELIIASAGGKVSGPAVEAEPRPASERRVMLDLGAVDSLLGVAIPGAEVRARLSALGAAVKPAGARRLMVTPPSFRPDLNEPADLAEEIARLKGLTEIPATVPQRAAMPATPNDYRSFISAARELMVGAGLTELRTIAFIGPDDNRLYPGMGGKAVRVANPLSAELSELRLSLAPGLLGALRFNLNREAASFHAFEIGKVFSTHDGAPVEYERLAAISYGDYALGAVGRPAVAASFFTLKGVLEQWFYALGVAARVAFDAAGEADYPFLHPGRAARVMFDGRPIGYLGELHPAAAMRVELSSPCALSELDLVHLIAYGFLPRQEVTAPPRYPAIRRDLALVVDRGIPAARVIAAIRESAPPLLESVDVFDVYEGESIAPGRKSMALACRYRGKDRTLTDEEVNRAHGDLTEGARRRLGAELRQ; via the coding sequence ATGAAGCTGCCGCTCAGTTGGCTCGCCGAGTTCGTCACGCTCGAAGCCGAAGTCGAGGAGTTGTGCCGCCGCTTGACGCTCGCCGGGCTCGAGGTCGAGAACGTCGAACGCGTAACGCCGGGTTTCAGCGACGTCTTCGTGGCGCGCGTGCTCAAGGTCGAGCGCCATCCCAACGCCGACCGTCTCAATCTGTGCGACGTCGACGCCGGCGCGGTCGGGCGTTTCAGCGTGGTCTGCGGCGCGCCCAACGTGCGCGCGGGGATGACGGCGCCGTTCGCACGCCTGGGCGCCCGGCTTATCGGCAGCGGGCATGGCAGCGGCGGCCATCGCGCCGCGAGCCTCGCCGACGCACCGCCTCTTCAGGCAGCAGTTATCCGCGGCGTGCGCTCGGAGGGGATGCTCTGTTCGGAGCGCGAGCTGGGATTTTCCGACGATCACGCGGGTATCGTGGCGCTGTCGGACGACGCGCCGATCGGGGTTGAACTGGCCTCCTATTTGCGTTCCGACGACACGGTGCTCGACATCGCGATCACGCCCAATCGCGGCGATAGCCTGTCGATCCTAGGGCTCGCGCGCGAAGTGGCGGCATTATTCGGGCTGAAGCTCAAGCAGCCGGCCGTGAAGTCCGCGATGCTCAGGGCGCGCGGCAGCGGTCAGCGCGCGCAGCCGGAGCTCGCGGTCGAGATACTGGCGCCCGGGCTTTGTCCACATTACGCGGGGCTGCCGATAGGCGGCGTGAAGATCGGGCCCTCGCCGCTCTGGATGCGGCGGCGGCTGGAGCTGTGCGGGATGCGCGGCCTCAACAACGTGGTCGACGCGACCAATTACGTGATGCTGGAGTTGGGACAACCGCTGCACGCCTTCGACAGCACGCAAATCGCCCGGCAGCGGATCGTGGTGCGCCGCGCCGACCAGGCGCCAGATGGCGCGCTCGACCGCGAATTTGTCACGCTCGATAACGTGCGGCGCGCGCTCGAGCCGGCCGACCTGCTGATCGCGGACCCGGAAAAGCCGCTGGCGATCGCGGGAATCATGGGCGGGCTCAACTCGGAAGTCAGCGCCGCCACCACCGACCTGGTGCTGGAGAGCGCTTATTTCGAGCCGATGACGATCGCGCGCACCGCGCGCCGCCTGGGTCTTCGCAGCGAGGCCAGCTACCGCTTCGAGCGCGCGATCGATCGTGGCGGCCAGATGCGCGCGCTCGCGCGCGTCGCCGAGCTCATAATCGCCAGTGCCGGCGGCAAGGTCTCGGGACCCGCGGTCGAGGCGGAGCCGCGGCCGGCGTCCGAGCGCCGCGTGATGCTGGATCTCGGCGCGGTGGATTCGCTTTTGGGCGTTGCGATTCCGGGCGCGGAAGTCCGCGCGCGGCTGAGCGCGCTCGGCGCCGCGGTCAAACCGGCGGGCGCGCGCCGGCTGATGGTCACACCGCCCTCGTTTCGCCCGGACCTGAACGAGCCGGCCGACCTCGCCGAGGAAATCGCGCGGCTCAAGGGACTGACCGAGATTCCCGCGACGGTGCCGCAGCGCGCGGCGATGCCCGCGACGCCTAACGACTACAGGAGCTTTATCAGCGCGGCGCGCGAGTTGATGGTCGGTGCGGGCCTGACCGAGCTGAGAACGATCGCATTCATCGGGCCGGACGATAATCGGCTCTATCCCGGGATGGGCGGCAAGGCGGTGCGAGTTGCGAATCCGCTCTCCGCAGAGCTGAGCGAGCTGCGGCTCAGCCTGGCGCCAGGGCTGCTTGGCGCGCTGCGCTTCAATCTCAACCGTGAAGCGGCGTCCTTTCACGCTTTCGAGATCGGCAAGGTCTTTTCGACGCACGATGGCGCGCCGGTCGAGTACGAGCGGCTGGCCGCAATCAGCTACGGCGACTATGCGCTGGGCGCAGTCGGACGGCCGGCCGTGGCTGCAAGCTTCTTCACGCTCAAGGGTGTGCTCGAGCAATGGTTCTACGCGCTGGGCGTGGCCGCGCGCGTTGCGTTTGACGCCGCAGGCGAAGCCGACTATCCGTTTCTGCATCCCGGGCGCGCGGCGCGAGTGATGTTCGATGGCAGGCCGATCGGCTATCTGGGCGAGTTGCATCCGGCAGCGGCGATGAGAGTGGAACTAAGCAGTCCTTGCGCGCTTAGTGAACTTGACTTGGTACATCTCATCGCCTATGGTTTCCTGCCGCGCCAAGAAGTCACGGCTCCACCGAGATACCCCGCAATCCGACGCGACCTCGCTCTGGTGGTGGATCGTGGCATCCCCGCGGCTCGAGTGATCGCGGCGATCAGGGAAAGCGCGCCGCCCTTGCTCGAGAGCGTTGATGTTTTCGACGTGTATGAGGGGGAATCGATAGCGCCGGGCAGGAAGAGCATGGCGCTCGCGTGCCGTTATCGCGGGAAAGATCGCACACTCACGGATGAGGAGGTGAACCGCGCCCACGGCGATTTGACCGAGGGGGCGCGGCGGCGGCTGGGGGCAGAGTTGCGGCAGTAG
- the pheS gene encoding phenylalanine--tRNA ligase subunit alpha: MREQLEALRAAAMAQLDDGASAEQIEAVRVRVLGRGGELTDVMRRMREVAAEERPAIGQLVNQIKREIEGRIEALQERQRVVALARSLGEARLDVTLPGARVARGRLHPLTLVMEQMLDIFASMGFEIAATQDVEDDFHNFEALNFPPDHPAREMQDTFFLPGEMLLRTHTSNGQIRVMQSRKPPLAVVCPGNCYRRDELSVRASPMFSQIEGFMVDRAGRVTMAHLKGVLSEFARAFYGPRTEVRFRTSFFPFTEPSAELDISCLLCGGAGCRVCKQSGWTEILGSGMIHPNVLRKVGYDPAEYQGFAFGMGVERQALLKLGVDDMRLFFENDLRFLGQFPSFTARSSVARSSDPGSSS; this comes from the coding sequence ATGAGAGAACAGCTCGAAGCTCTTCGCGCCGCGGCGATGGCGCAGTTGGACGACGGCGCGAGCGCCGAGCAGATCGAAGCGGTGCGCGTGCGCGTGCTCGGGCGCGGCGGCGAACTGACCGACGTGATGCGCCGGATGCGTGAGGTCGCCGCCGAGGAACGCCCGGCCATCGGCCAGCTCGTCAATCAGATCAAACGCGAGATCGAAGGCCGCATCGAGGCGCTGCAGGAGCGGCAGCGCGTCGTCGCGCTCGCCCGCTCGCTCGGCGAGGCGCGGCTCGACGTGACGCTGCCCGGCGCACGCGTCGCGCGGGGCCGGCTCCATCCGCTGACCCTGGTGATGGAGCAGATGCTCGACATTTTCGCCTCGATGGGCTTCGAGATCGCCGCAACCCAGGACGTCGAGGACGATTTTCATAACTTCGAGGCGCTCAATTTTCCGCCCGACCATCCGGCGCGCGAGATGCAAGACACCTTTTTCCTGCCCGGGGAGATGCTGCTGCGCACGCACACTTCCAACGGCCAGATTCGCGTGATGCAAAGCCGCAAGCCGCCGCTGGCAGTGGTGTGTCCAGGCAACTGCTACCGGCGCGATGAATTGAGCGTGCGCGCCTCGCCGATGTTCAGCCAGATCGAGGGCTTCATGGTTGACCGCGCCGGGCGGGTCACGATGGCGCATCTTAAGGGCGTGCTGAGCGAATTCGCGCGCGCGTTCTATGGCCCGCGCACCGAGGTGCGATTTCGCACGAGCTTTTTCCCGTTTACCGAGCCGAGCGCCGAACTCGACATCAGTTGCCTACTCTGCGGGGGCGCGGGATGCCGCGTGTGCAAGCAGAGCGGATGGACCGAGATCCTGGGCTCCGGGATGATTCATCCCAACGTGCTGCGCAAAGTCGGTTACGACCCCGCCGAGTACCAGGGTTTTGCCTTCGGGATGGGCGTCGAACGGCAGGCGCTGCTCAAGCTCGGCGTCGACGACATGCGGCTCTTTTTCGAAAACGACCTGCGCTTTCTCGGACAATTTCCGTCCTTCACAGCCCGATCTTCGGTCGCCCGGTCTTCGGACCCGGGATCATCGTCATGA
- the rplT gene encoding 50S ribosomal protein L20 translates to MPRAKGGPKTRRRHKRQLKLASGFVGGRKLYRQARSTLEKGLTYAYRDRKQKKRDFRALWITRINALAREYGLSYSRMMDGLKKAGVEIDRKQLAALALAREGLFAELAATAKKALEAAAQAKAA, encoded by the coding sequence ATGCCTCGCGCCAAAGGCGGCCCCAAAACACGCCGCCGTCACAAACGACAGCTCAAGCTCGCCTCCGGTTTCGTCGGCGGCCGCAAACTCTACCGCCAGGCCCGCAGCACGCTGGAGAAGGGGCTGACTTACGCCTATCGCGATCGCAAGCAGAAGAAGCGCGACTTCCGCGCACTGTGGATCACGCGAATCAACGCGCTCGCCCGCGAATACGGGCTGAGCTACAGCCGCATGATGGACGGGCTCAAGAAGGCCGGCGTCGAGATCGACCGCAAGCAGCTTGCCGCCCTCGCGCTTGCGCGCGAAGGCCTTTTTGCCGAGCTGGCTGCCACGGCCAAAAAGGCACTCGAGGCCGCAGCTCAAGCCAAAGCCGCCTAG
- the rpmI gene encoding 50S ribosomal protein L35: MGKLKTNRSAAKRFSVSKTGKVKHKKAYLRHLLSSKGRARKRHLRRPNVLNATDARTMRKLVPYL; this comes from the coding sequence ATGGGCAAACTGAAGACCAATCGCAGCGCCGCCAAGCGCTTCTCCGTGAGCAAAACCGGCAAGGTCAAGCACAAAAAGGCCTACCTGCGCCACCTGCTCTCGTCCAAAGGCCGTGCCCGCAAACGCCACCTGCGCCGGCCAAACGTCCTGAACGCCACTGACGCGCGCACTATGCGCAAACTGGTCCCGTATCTCTAG
- the infC gene encoding translation initiation factor IF-3 — translation MNNQIRVPEVRVIDVDGRQVGVLSTREAIRVAESRGLDLVEVAPTAQPPVCRVTDFDKYRYAQKKKTHDSKRHSTATAIKEVKMGARTEKHDVEFKIKHIRRFVAEGQRVKLSISFRGREITHPELGRTLLDSIVAQVQDIAQADGLPRMEGRNMSILLTPR, via the coding sequence GTGAACAACCAGATTCGCGTCCCGGAAGTCCGGGTAATCGACGTTGACGGCCGCCAGGTCGGCGTGCTCAGCACTCGCGAGGCGATTCGCGTGGCCGAAAGCCGGGGCCTCGACCTGGTCGAGGTCGCACCCACCGCCCAGCCCCCGGTATGCCGCGTCACCGATTTCGACAAGTACCGCTACGCGCAAAAGAAAAAGACCCATGACTCCAAGCGTCATTCGACCGCCACGGCGATCAAGGAGGTTAAGATGGGCGCGCGGACGGAAAAACATGACGTCGAGTTCAAAATCAAGCACATCCGGCGCTTTGTTGCCGAGGGTCAGCGTGTTAAGCTCTCGATTTCGTTTCGCGGCCGGGAAATAACCCATCCCGAGCTGGGACGCACGTTGCTTGATTCGATCGTCGCCCAGGTGCAGGACATCGCACAGGCGGACGGTCTGCCCCGGATGGAGGGGCGCAACATGTCGATCCTGCTGACGCCGCGCTAG
- the thrS gene encoding threonine--tRNA ligase has protein sequence MSAQVTVSLDGYSRSVPRGITILEVLDGAAGRQVVAGRLNGKLVDLSRPIEEDATLEPVRADSPEGLDVLRHSTAHLMAQAVQSLYPGTQVTIGPTIEDGFFYDFAPPTPFTVDDLPKIEAKMRELAKANLRVERIEVARAEAIERFRAMGEDYKVEILSGIPDDRVSIYRQGDWMDLCRGPHVPATGYIRAFKLTSVAGAYWRGDERNAMLSRIYGTSFASKEALEEHLKLLELARSRDHRKLGREMALFVFDPISPGSPFFLPKGAIIYNALVDYIRRLYRRYGFEEVITPQVYKNELWHTSGHWDNFRENMFLTTDRESADVDRIDSSPEGWRKGYAFKPMNCPGHTFIYRAEKRSYRDLPLRIADFGRLHRAERSGTLHGLTRVRSMAQDDAHVFCTPAQTAAEIDLNLQMVRDIYQTLGFERLESKVATMPERHLGTEELWRTSEAILCEALKRNGLEYEINPGEGAFYGPKIEIYVPDALKRRWQLATIQLDYNMPENFGLTFTNASSAEERPVMIHRAILGSLERFIGVLLEHTGGVLPFWLAPEQARVLSLSEKVEDYAAELAGLLKREGIRAWADIRNEKLGFKVREAEMAKVPYMIVVGEREAAARSVSLRLLRGAKGQVMALEKVVELLKSEALPG, from the coding sequence ATGAGCGCCCAGGTCACCGTATCGCTCGACGGGTACTCGCGCAGCGTGCCGCGCGGGATCACGATCCTCGAAGTGCTCGACGGCGCCGCAGGACGCCAGGTCGTGGCCGGGCGCCTTAACGGCAAGCTGGTCGATCTGAGCCGCCCGATCGAAGAGGATGCCACGCTCGAGCCGGTCAGAGCGGACAGCCCCGAGGGACTCGACGTGCTGCGCCATTCGACCGCCCATTTGATGGCCCAGGCGGTGCAGAGCCTCTATCCCGGCACCCAGGTGACGATCGGCCCGACGATCGAGGACGGCTTCTTTTACGATTTCGCGCCGCCAACGCCGTTCACGGTCGACGACCTGCCGAAGATCGAGGCAAAGATGCGCGAGTTGGCGAAGGCCAATCTCAGGGTCGAACGGATCGAGGTCGCGCGGGCCGAGGCGATCGAGCGCTTCCGCGCGATGGGCGAGGACTACAAGGTCGAAATCCTGAGCGGCATCCCCGACGATCGCGTGTCGATCTACCGGCAGGGCGACTGGATGGACCTGTGCCGCGGGCCGCACGTGCCGGCGACCGGGTATATCCGGGCCTTCAAGCTGACCAGCGTCGCCGGCGCCTACTGGCGCGGCGACGAGCGCAACGCGATGCTCTCGCGGATTTACGGAACCTCGTTCGCGAGCAAGGAGGCGCTCGAGGAGCATCTGAAGCTGCTCGAGCTCGCGCGCTCGCGCGACCATCGCAAGCTCGGCCGCGAGATGGCGCTGTTCGTGTTCGATCCGATTTCGCCCGGGTCGCCGTTTTTTCTGCCCAAGGGCGCGATCATCTACAACGCGCTCGTCGATTACATTCGCCGGCTCTATCGGCGCTATGGCTTCGAGGAAGTGATCACGCCGCAGGTGTACAAGAACGAGCTTTGGCACACTTCCGGCCACTGGGACAATTTTCGCGAGAACATGTTCCTGACCACCGACCGCGAGAGCGCCGACGTCGACCGGATCGATTCGAGCCCCGAAGGATGGCGCAAGGGCTACGCGTTCAAGCCGATGAACTGTCCCGGGCACACGTTCATCTACCGCGCCGAAAAGCGTTCGTACCGCGACCTGCCGCTGCGCATCGCCGACTTCGGCCGGCTCCATCGCGCCGAACGCTCGGGCACGCTGCACGGGCTGACGCGCGTGCGTTCGATGGCGCAGGACGACGCCCACGTTTTCTGCACCCCCGCACAGACCGCCGCCGAGATCGATCTCAACCTGCAGATGGTGCGCGACATCTATCAGACGCTGGGCTTCGAGCGGCTGGAATCCAAGGTCGCGACGATGCCCGAGCGGCATCTCGGCACGGAAGAGCTCTGGCGGACGAGCGAGGCGATCCTGTGCGAGGCGCTTAAGCGCAACGGCCTCGAGTATGAAATCAACCCCGGCGAAGGCGCGTTCTACGGGCCGAAGATCGAGATCTACGTGCCCGACGCGCTCAAGCGGCGATGGCAGCTCGCGACCATCCAGCTCGACTACAACATGCCCGAGAACTTCGGCCTGACGTTCACTAATGCGTCGAGCGCCGAAGAACGCCCGGTGATGATCCATCGCGCGATCCTGGGCTCCCTTGAGCGTTTTATCGGCGTGCTGCTCGAACATACCGGCGGCGTGCTGCCGTTCTGGCTCGCGCCCGAGCAGGCGCGCGTGCTTTCCTTGAGCGAGAAGGTCGAGGACTACGCCGCCGAGCTCGCAGGTCTCTTGAAGCGCGAGGGCATACGGGCGTGGGCCGACATTCGAAACGAGAAGCTGGGCTTCAAAGTGCGCGAAGCCGAGATGGCCAAGGTGCCGTACATGATCGTCGTGGGCGAGCGCGAGGCGGCCGCGCGCAGCGTGTCGCTGAGGCTCTTGCGCGGCGCCAAGGGCCAAGTCATGGCGCTTGAAAAAGTCGTTGAGCTGCTGAAAAGTGAAGCGTTGCCGGGCTGA
- a CDS encoding AI-2E family transporter: MDRERIARIFFFAFFAFMGYQLYLLLSPFMVPIVWAMLLAFIAHPALVDSQRFIRSRTACALIITVVLALAIAIPTAWLSSELALEATKVPLSQLVRQGGFAHVGSQAFHSDTLAAVERWLEHQGLRIEDVRRWMERASTHITGYFTANATTFAGNLVRFAFDVVLMLLTFFYLLRDGEDYYEFVRALTPLSDEDKAMVFETLRSTLSSTIRGLLMSALFEGLLLCLGYLFTGIPDAVLLGAASGAAGLLPIGGTALVWIPAVVYLWVMVGWGWAVTLLVWSVLVVGIIDNLLKPLAIGQGTGLPAVALFFGITGGLKVYGPLGLFAGPAVIAVFAALIRVYRRSYGERPPSSFA; encoded by the coding sequence ATGGATCGCGAACGAATCGCCCGTATCTTCTTTTTCGCCTTTTTTGCCTTTATGGGCTATCAGCTCTACCTGCTGCTGAGCCCCTTTATGGTGCCGATCGTGTGGGCGATGCTGCTGGCCTTTATCGCCCATCCCGCGCTCGTCGATTCCCAGCGCTTCATCCGCAGCCGCACCGCATGCGCCCTGATTATTACCGTGGTCCTGGCGCTGGCCATCGCAATACCTACCGCCTGGCTCTCCAGCGAACTTGCGCTCGAAGCCACCAAGGTTCCGCTCAGCCAGCTCGTCCGCCAGGGCGGATTCGCGCACGTCGGCAGTCAGGCGTTCCATTCCGATACCCTCGCGGCGGTCGAGCGCTGGCTCGAGCATCAGGGCCTGCGGATCGAAGACGTGCGCCGCTGGATGGAGAGGGCGAGCACCCACATCACCGGTTATTTCACCGCGAACGCCACCACGTTTGCGGGCAACCTGGTCAGGTTCGCCTTCGACGTCGTGCTCATGCTGCTCACCTTCTTCTACCTGCTGCGCGACGGGGAGGATTATTACGAATTCGTCCGCGCGCTCACTCCGCTCTCCGACGAGGACAAGGCGATGGTGTTCGAGACCTTGCGCTCGACGCTGTCCTCGACGATCCGCGGGCTTTTGATGTCGGCGCTGTTCGAAGGCTTGCTGCTCTGCCTCGGCTATCTATTCACCGGAATTCCGGACGCGGTCCTCCTCGGCGCGGCCTCGGGCGCGGCCGGTCTGCTGCCGATCGGAGGCACCGCCCTCGTCTGGATACCGGCCGTGGTCTATCTCTGGGTGATGGTGGGATGGGGCTGGGCGGTGACGCTGCTCGTGTGGAGCGTGCTCGTGGTTGGCATAATCGACAATCTGCTGAAGCCGCTGGCGATCGGCCAGGGCACCGGATTGCCGGCGGTCGCGCTCTTTTTCGGCATCACCGGCGGGCTCAAGGTGTACGGGCCGCTGGGCCTGTTCGCCGGCCCGGCTGTGATCGCGGTCTTCGCCGCACTCATCCGCGTCTATCGCCGCAGTTACGGCGAGCGCCCGCCGTCCTCGTTCGCCTAG
- a CDS encoding CCA tRNA nucleotidyltransferase has protein sequence MSLEKENKALAIIDRLRGSGFVAYLAGGCVRDRVLGVPAKDYDIATDARPEVVQELFDDTIAVGARFGVIIVVIDGDPFEVATFRADAPYVDGRRPSAVHFGTVEEDARRRDFTIGGMYFDPATGGIIDLVGGMRDLHAGVIRAIGNPNERFEEDHLRVLRAIRFATRLNFEIDAATRTAMRRAAPRVANIAAERVGEETVAIMTGGHAGRGLELMRESGLLEVVMPEVLPMIGCEQPENFHPEGDVYRHTWLALSMLEAGCAETLAFGVLLHDVAKPQCRAESGDKVTFYGHTEQGAEMAEGIMRRMRRSRFVQERVAHLVRNHLRLVMAPRMRRATLRRMLAEDGFGELLELSRLDALASSSNLGFYYFCARALAAMGREEIRPPRLLGGDDLIAMGFAPGPQFKSILKDVEDQQLDGALASRDEALDYVRARYGPPLPA, from the coding sequence ATGAGCCTCGAGAAGGAGAACAAGGCGCTTGCGATAATCGATCGCTTGCGGGGGAGCGGGTTTGTCGCCTACCTCGCCGGCGGATGCGTTCGCGACCGCGTGCTCGGCGTCCCGGCCAAGGACTACGACATCGCCACCGACGCGCGTCCCGAGGTCGTGCAGGAGCTCTTCGACGACACGATCGCGGTCGGCGCCCGCTTCGGCGTGATTATCGTTGTAATCGACGGCGACCCTTTCGAGGTCGCGACCTTCCGCGCCGACGCGCCCTACGTCGACGGCCGGCGCCCCTCCGCGGTGCACTTCGGCACGGTCGAGGAGGACGCGCGCCGGCGCGACTTCACGATCGGCGGGATGTACTTCGATCCCGCCACCGGCGGCATCATCGATCTCGTCGGCGGGATGCGCGACTTGCACGCCGGCGTCATCCGCGCGATCGGCAATCCCAACGAGCGCTTCGAGGAGGACCATCTGCGCGTGCTCCGCGCGATCCGGTTTGCGACGAGGCTCAATTTCGAGATTGACGCCGCGACGCGGACCGCGATGCGCCGCGCGGCGCCCAGGGTCGCCAACATCGCCGCCGAACGCGTCGGCGAGGAGACCGTCGCGATCATGACCGGCGGCCACGCCGGGCGCGGGCTTGAGCTGATGCGCGAGAGCGGACTGCTTGAGGTCGTGATGCCCGAAGTGCTGCCGATGATCGGGTGCGAACAGCCGGAGAATTTTCATCCTGAAGGTGACGTGTACCGGCACACCTGGCTTGCGCTCTCGATGCTGGAGGCGGGATGCGCCGAGACGCTCGCCTTCGGCGTGCTGCTGCACGACGTCGCCAAGCCGCAGTGCCGCGCGGAGAGCGGCGACAAGGTTACGTTCTATGGACACACCGAGCAGGGCGCGGAGATGGCCGAGGGGATCATGCGGCGGATGCGCCGCTCGCGCTTCGTGCAGGAGCGCGTCGCCCATCTCGTGCGCAATCATCTGCGGCTCGTGATGGCGCCGCGGATGCGCCGGGCCACGCTCAGGCGGATGCTCGCCGAGGACGGTTTCGGCGAATTGCTCGAACTCTCGCGCCTGGACGCGCTCGCCTCCAGCTCCAACCTGGGCTTCTATTATTTCTGCGCCCGCGCGCTCGCCGCGATGGGCCGCGAGGAGATTCGCCCTCCGCGCCTGCTTGGCGGCGACGATCTTATAGCGATGGGCTTCGCGCCGGGGCCGCAGTTCAAATCGATTCTGAAGGATGTCGAGGATCAGCAGCTCGACGGCGCGCTCGCCTCGCGCGACGAGGCGCTGGATTACGTTCGCGCCCGCTACGGCCCGCCGCTGCCCGCCTGA